Genomic DNA from Entelurus aequoreus isolate RoL-2023_Sb linkage group LG25, RoL_Eaeq_v1.1, whole genome shotgun sequence:
ACATTCACGATCAGGATTTTATCACGGAAGCTTTTGTTGGTTTCACAAGTCAAAGCTCATTTCTGCATGTAATTAAGGACACTATCTCTTCTGTAAATGAGGACTTCAATCAATATCTTTTATAAAATGCTAGAATTTCAGTCGTGCGTAAAAACAAGGCTCACACATATGGATGTGGTAAATGTTCTTTTGTTTATTAAGAAAACAAACAGTAGTCCTTTTACTCATATGATCAGTTCTTAGGACATCTCACACAAATACTGTCTGCATTTTACAATAAGTCACTGACAGAACACAACTATTCCAAAATAACTGATCAGTCAAGGTTTTTCCCAAAAACAGGAAATATTAAAATATACACACATTTCAAGCTGTCATTGAGTTAACCAGTAGTCTATCTTgatgcatgtttagctattcctcgtcctccagtgataatggtacgtgtaagaaacatactttgtcGCCACggtggcgaggattagtgatttagaagtagctagtacactgccaactgcggatggatgttagctgctagctagccagccatgtcttaaagcacctcttcctgagggtgtttcagtgttataacttcacctttatctttactttttaagccaaaatgcatccgctctcctttttctgtctacacaccgtgtctgcttgtaagtactctgtctgtgtgtgcgcgctgccgaacatgctcctctgcttgtaaaaccagcaatgtgtcGGCGCGCCGTCAAGCCCGTTAAAAACAAAAtggggaactggtacttttcaaacttcTATCTATAAactgagtatagtaccgtttttgattcattagtaccgcgtttttatactagtaccggtatactgtacaaccctactctgTACATTAACCACTGTAAAATCAAGCGTAAGATGAAAATTACAAAAAAGAATCCTTAAAGCCCAAGGATGAGGCAAAAAAGTTGATTAGGGTTGTCAGAGTTAACGTGACAAAAACTACATTTACATGCGCGTGtcctatatcagtgtttttcaaccttttttgagccaaggcccatttttttcattgaaaaaatgcggaggcacaccaccagcagaaatcattaaaaatgaaactcagcagccgatattgacagtaaaaagtcattgtcgcaattgttggatatgactttaaaccataaccaagcatgcatcactatagctcttgtctcaaagtaggtgtactgtcaccacctgtcacatcacgccgtgacttattttgagtttttgctgttttcctgtgtagtgttttatttcttgtcttgtgctcctattttggtggctttttctctttatttggtatttccctgtagcagtttcatgtcttccttgaccgctattccccacacctgcttcgttttagcaatcaagaacatttcagttgtttttatccttctttgtggggacattgttgattgtcacgtcatgttcggatgtgcattgtggacgccgtctctgctccacagtaagtctttgctgtcgtccagcattctgtttttgtttactttgtagccagttcagttttagttttgttctgcatagccttccctaagcttcaatgccttttcttaggggcactcaccttttgtttatttttggtttaagcattaaatacctttttacctgcacgctgcctcccgctgtttccgacatttacaaagcaattagctacctgctgccacctactgatatggaatagtattacacggttactctgccgatctccactcaacaacaacacattatttgcggattataattactgggttgcaaaaaatatttttaatccaaataggtgaaattagatcatctcccacggcacaccagactgtatctcacggcacactagtgtgccgcggcacaatggttgaaaaacactgtcctataTGACCCTCGGTCCGTCCCGTAGTGAATGAAAATGTTGCTGAGCCACAAGCGGTAAGAAATGGCacgcagaaatggacaaagaaaacGTACGCTGAGTGGAAAGCTCAGCTCCAAAGACCCGGCAGGTCGCGCTCCCCAAAACACCAAAGTTATTTCCTTCCGATGTCTCTGTGAGCCGAGTGATCACCGGATCAAATGCCAGCTGCCCGCCGGTGCAGAGAGTAGCTTTCCACCATGACAAAGGCAGACCACGACCCTGGCGCACTgcagttaattttttaaattgtcagtaaaggagtgtttatgtccattttgtgttgagctgttaagAGAAAATGATTGACAAACATTTGCATAGAGCAAAactatgtttattattaataaaGGATCGCTCCATGGTACACCtattaaagaaaataattatatctgGGATTATCACAAGTTAACTTCGGACAAAATGCAATTAACCGCGATTAAATACTCATTTGAAGCCCTAATATTTGGGTTGTCAATTtccaaaatcagattaatcacgattGAACACAGTTCATTACTCGCTTGcatcaatatttggacacaactgcaattgtattgtcagaatATTGGAcaagaaattgttttttaaatgttttacggcACTTTAATGCATTTATTGTCTCAAAACTAAATTCCAGTTGAGGTGTAACATTTGCCGGTTAAGGACACCAGTTGGagtctcttcgctcatctttgcACCGACTTATGctgtgacctgatcactgacctatAACAATCCATGTttcaggtaaaggagcatgtgtgtTTAATCCATACAATTTAATACGATATAATTAATACAACTTTTGAGTTGGAGTTTTCCGCTGTCCGGGATTTGTAGGTTCCATGCTAATCAATGATGAGCATTACTTTTTGGAATTAATCTTACAACTCCAATGCGTGGAGATAGAAAAAGTCTCTTACCGTAGAGGAAGAACTGGGGCCACACCAGGCAGAAGTCGCCCAGGGCTGAGAAGACCAGTCCTCCCACCACTCCTGGTACACTCTGACATCCGTTCCAGCCCAGCACTGTCACGGCCAGCAGGAGCGTCGGTGCTGATTTGACACCTGCCAGCATGATGGACGGCGGCGAGTCAAGAGTGGACAGGTAGAAGTACGCGGCCGAGGCCAAAAAGAACGGCGAGAAAGACAGGAGCACAGCACATGACtgaaagagagaaaaagaatTACACAAATACCATATGATTCTGACTTCCTTCTGGAAATAAGATAATACCATGTTTCTCCTCTGCATCCGTCTCAAGGATGTCCATCGTCTCTTGTCCTGCTGGTCCTTGTCTGACTGAAACCTGCACCGTATCTGCATGCTGCCATGAACTTTATACTCATCCGCCTTGGTTTTTTTCTCTTTTGAGAAATGCTTCCCTTCCCTcacccttatctctcctgctttgtTTCTTTgtcttaactttttgaaacctgtTTTTGTCCGGCTCTCTAAAATCCAAACAATGGACTTGATCAAATGGCCTCTCAAAGAAATTGACAAAATGTTCTCAACGAAAAGCTCTGGTTTGGAGGAAGCTGTCTGTCATGTCATGACGGTAGGTTTGCTGCTGGACACATGATGGACTCTTGAGAGAAGTGGAGGGTTGAATCATATGAATCATAACAGGATATCTGCTGATTGGAGGAAGCGCTGCTCTGGACTCTCGACAAATTGGAAAAATCTGTTCAAGGCACCCCAAAGCTGCCCCAAATGATGGAAGGATGGCCAGAGCTGTGGGCACTAAGACTTTTGTGGTTTCTGGATTGAatcacaaactggataacatcttggagaaggaccagaaatagacaattagaGATGTTTAAGTCTGTTTTCGCTCTTGCTTAATCTGGATAGTTTTTCCTGGCTATAACGACGTGGCATGGTTGTTGTTTCTGATTCCCCCCTGgttgttgacttttgttggactgactggctgtGTTACATCTGTAACACTCTGCGAGCACCCAGGTCGAGGAACAAAGCAACTCTTCAGATTTACACACTCCCCAACAGCCCAGCCCCCAAATCCCATGCCTGTGGCGCTTCACCCTCCGGGGTGTGATGGCTAACGGAACAGCGCCCCTGGTGGCGGCAGGATGCCCACCCCCTGGCACCTCGTTTGTAGTATTACGTATATGTGCttatcttgtttgtttttttcctggtctcagaCGGAGCCCACCCCCACAGGAGTTTAGTTTGGGACTTACTTATTTTACTCCTCCTCCTCTACCCCTTTTTCCTATCTGTTTTACGGGTATGAACTGAAAATGTAAGTTCATTGTAGTTGTAATGTGCACTGGCAATAAAGCCCATCTatttcaaggttgaaaaaccatccctgaacagaggaggtggtctcccacatacaacactgtcccttcaaccattcctaaaagactctgcaatttagcccccaacaaataacaggagttagaaacattctgctcacagaaggtgaccagtaTGTTTTTGTGCCacatgtttacaactgaatggaatgcaaacgctattttggactggtagtagtcgatccacagcgatcgttctgccacacaatacctcaacgctaacaaggggaaattacacttcaacaactgtcattggctttgacagttgggattgctcgtttgcattaaaacagttgtttttctcactaggaccgggcgaaaccatccttgcccaggcacaccctcctggtttttggagtataaatatttggggttttggcaccaaccactGGACTTGATCTGaggaatctaagtctaagactagtagatctaaccaatctaagtctaagactagtagatctgatcaatctaagaaTAGTATATCTaactagtctaagtctaagactagtagtagatctgaccaatgtaagtctatgagcacaaatagatgaagcctactcggatgagcggcgaaacgtcttccaaaacaaaacaaacagtccagttgcgaatgattgaacgccctgagatggcATTAAAGTTCCATTCCATTGCAAATGAGGCAAGGAGGACAGGCCTAAACAAGACCAATGGGTTCTTACTGTTGAGGAAAAGTATTCCTTGGAAATGCTGACACACCGCCTGGGATTTCAGGGAGCGGAATTCTGGGACAAGTGGAGGAGGTGTACAAGGTTTAAGACCAAACTACGACAAGAAGGAGATTCTTGTACAATGTACCTTTTTTCAACTGCCGAAGACTACTCCCACGCCAGCACTTGTCTCATTGTTggtttttgtattgtattgtttttatggcaaaaatgaTCAATAGTAACTAAAGTGAATTTTAAAACTGCTGGAGTTTCCGTCGTGCGTGTAAAAACAAGACTCGCACAGGGATATATTCAATTTTATTTATTATCAAGAACGCAGGAGTCATGTTACACACATGATCAGTTCTTAGGACATCGCACACAAATACTGTCTGGATGTTAAAATAAGTCACTGACAGAACACAACCATTCCAAAATAACTGATCagtcattttttttccaaaaatagtaTGTATTAAAAATACcccaaaaattcttttttttcaaGCTGTCATTCAGTAGTATGTTGGTCTCGACACCTTAGGGACCCCGCAAGGTTCCTGCTTAGGACGTCTTCCATTTTGCAAAGTCATTCTTGTTTTCTACAGCCATCACATCCCCCACGCTAATGAGTAGCTGCGCTAAGTAATATGTCAACATGACAACTGTTTCGCTGAGCTTAACAGGCGGTATGATGAATTGTCGCAGAGACAAACACATGTCCGACACTATGAAGAACAGACTCCCCAACAGTGTGATAAGATGGCGCGTTCTGACGGCTAATATGCCCATCATGGTGATTAGGGCGACGTAGACGCCCACTGCTGGCACTAAGACTTTTGAATTTGGTTTCTTTTGCAGAAATGGGTAGAGGTACATGAAAAAACTTAATCCGATGGCCAGCAGGACCTTATAAATGTTGTACATGCATGATGAAGAGGAGTGTTTCTCATAACGGGATGAGAGAAAGGTCAGCGAGTAGAGCAGATGAGCCATGGCGAAGGCGGCCATTCCTAAAACAGAAGACATAGTTTAGGTAGTAGTCAACatatttattgttgttattattattattattactgataagcatatttttttacagtattgtGTTCCAGGCTCAAACCTATTCACTGACAGTTTAACAAAATACAGtgcatgaacttagaatttaatggcagcaacacatttcaaaaaagttgtcacaggggcgtttttaccactgtgttacatggcctttccttttaacaacactcagtaaacgtttgggaactgaggagacacatttttgaagtggaattctttcccactcttgcttgacgtacagcttaagttgttcaacagtctccgttgtgatattttcggcttcatattgcgccacacattttcaatgggagacatttctggactacaggcaggccagtctagggtTGGGATTTTCCGCTGTCTGTGATTTGTAGGTTCCATGCTAATCAATGATGAGCATTACCTTTTGGAATTAATCTTAACAACTCCAATGCGTGGAGATAAAAAAAGTCTCTTACCGTAGAGGAAGAACTGGGGCCACACCAGGCAGAAGTCGCCCAGGGCTGAGAAGACCAGTCCTCCCACCACTCCCGGTACACTCTGACATCCGTTCCAGCCCAGCACTGTCACGGCCAGCAGGAGCGTCGGTGCTGATTTGACACCTGCCAGTATGATGGACGGCGGCAAGTCAAAAGTGGACAGGTAGAAGTACGCGGCTGAGGCCAAAAAGAACGGCGAGAAAGACAGGAGCACAGCACATGACtgaaagagagaaaaagaatGACACAAATACAATATGATTCTGACTTCCTTCTGAAAATAAGATATTACCATGTTTCTCCTCTGCTGCCTGTCTGCATCCGTCTCAAGGATGTCCATCTTCTCCATTCTAAAGATGTCTCCTCTTGTCCTGCTGGTTCTTGTCTGACTGAAACCTGCACCGtatctgcatgctgcctcccTGAGCCATGAACTTTATACTCATcctctttgttttttttctctttggcTCTCAATGAAGGCGGACGCTTCCCTTTCCACACCCTTCTCTCCTGCTTTGTTTCTTCgtcttaactttttgaaacctcTTTTTGCCCTGCTCTCTAAAATCCAAACAATGGACTTGATCAAATGGCCTCTCAAAGAAATTGACAAGATGTTCTCGACGAAAAGCTCCGGTTTGGAGGAAGCTGTCTGTCATGACGGTAGGTTTGCTGCTGGACACAggatggactcttgggagaagtggagggttgtGTGTTCGGTGATTCTTTCAgtcaggacatctgctgattgcagGAAGCGTTTCTCTGGACTCTCGACAAATTTGAAAAATCTGTTCaaggtaccccaaagctgccccaaatgatggaaggatgggcagAGCTGTGGGCACTAAGACTTTTGTGGTTTCTGGACTGAAtcgcaaactggataacatcttggagaaggaccagaaatagacaattagaGCAAATGTTTGAATGTTTTCGCTCTCGCTTAATCTGGATAGTTTTTCCTGGTTATAAAGACGTGGCATGGTTGTTGTTTCTGATTCCCCCCAAGGAGGACAGGCCTACACAAGACCAATGGGTTCTTACTGTTGAGTATTCTATGGAAATGCTGACACACCGCCTGGGATTTCAGGGAGCGTAATTCTAGGGAAAAGTGGAGGAGGTTTACaaggttgtcaggttcaaacactgatgacatctaataatcagacaagaagcaaggaaaacaggcagagacagagttcaatttagctggaggagacacgtgttttgggctgtattctcgttacagatccaaactacgttctaaaaatcAAGCCCGCGCGCATCCTCTATTTATTAGGAAATGGCCCTATTACAtcactgtcgctgagggaaggggggtaatctcgacaactccagttagacacaatatatgattatacaaaaatgcaaatatgttgacacttGGTGCTATCGCCCAGTCCCTGCTTTGTCTGCATCCCGGACCccaatgttcggccttggcagccagCCGGCCGAGTACTGGTGTTATCGCccagtctctgctttgtctgcgtcccggaCCCCAATGTCCGGCCTTGGCAGCCAGCAGGCCGAGTACTGGTGTTATCGCccagtctctgctttgtctgcgtcccggacctcaatgttcggccttggcagccagCAGGCCGAGTACTGGTGTTATCGTtcagtctctgctttgtctggtcCCGGAACccaatgttcggccttggcagccagcaggccgagtcttgacacaacactgataaagaggctagcaatcttttggattgctagctctgcaaaaatacaaaaataccatTGCAGCACAAATTGACAATACTTTATagtaacggcccttaagcataaagttatgatgataatttatacataattattctaacagaccAAACTGTGACAAGAAGATTCTTGTACAATGTACATTTTTTCAACAGCCAAAGACTACTCCCACGCCAGCACTTGTCTCATTGTTGGTTTTTGTATCGtattgtttttatggcaaaaatgaGCAATAGAAACTAAAGTGAATTTAAAAACTGCTGGAATTTCAGTCGTGTGTAAAAACAAGACTCACACATACAGATAtggtaaatgttattttatttattatcaaGAACGCATGTTACACACATGATCAGTTCTTAGGACATCTCACACAAATACTGTATGGATGTTACAATAAGTCACTGACAGAACACAACCATTCCAAAATAACTGATCAGTCATcttttttccaaaaaatacaaacaaacacatttttttcaagcTGTCATTCAGTAGTATGTTAGTCTCGACACGTTATGGACCCAGCAAAGTTCCTGCTTAGGACCTCTTCCATTTTGCAAAGTCATTCTCTTTTTCTACAGCCATCACATCCCCCACGCTAATGAGTAGCTGCGCCAAGTAATATGTCACCATGACAACCGTCTGGCCGTGCTCTACAGGCGGTATGACCTTGAACTGTAGCAGAGCCAAAGAAATGTCCGACACTATGAAGGACAGACTCCCCAACAGCGTGATAGGACGGCACGTTCTGACGGCTAATATGCCCATCAGGGTGATTAAGCCGACGTAGACGCCCACAGCTGGCACTTGGACATCTGAATTTGGTTGCTTTTGTAGAAATGGGTAGAGGTATATGAAAAAACTTGATCCGGTGGCCAGCAGGACCAGATAGATCAGGAACATGCATGAGGAAGAGGAGTGTTTCTCATAACGGGATGAGAGGAAGGTCAGCGAGTAGAGCAGATGAGCCACGGCGAAGGCGGCCATTCCTAAAACAGAAGACCTAGTTTAGATAGTACTTAACAGATTTAggggccacatcatttaaagtggccctccacatcagttTATGTGGCTCTCTCTGGTAAACGTTTTATAAAATTATGTCATTCAATGTAGTCAGCCACTTTGTTTAATGTGACCCAACATATCATTTTAActggctcgccacatcattttatgtggatgCGTCTGGttatccttctcaaatagtggggggcGCCTGTGACCTCGGGGAAGATGGTTTTTTTTGCCCTACCAAAATATGATGAAGCGTACTTGGTTTCCTCGTAACCACGGTGGCAGACGAGGAACGatcggtgtgttgtttcctttcatGTTAATAAACGTACaatattatgcagaggtgtacttataaccatTTATGGAcgaattatactatttatagtcatggtggagagtgggggacgcaaaatattttcttcttcctaaaaaatatttgagaagcactgggttAACATATGATAAAATTAtgtgtcatttaatatttttgttatttattgtggcccgccacatcattttagttGGCCCGCCAAATCATTTATTGAGGCCCgttgcatcattttatgtggtcagccaAATTATTTATTGTTCCCTCCcatttcattttatgtggtctgccacatcatgtaATGTGGATACCTCTGGTTAATTTGTAATAAAAATGGTGTGTCAATTaataaagtcatcattttacatggtCAGCCACATCATGTAAGGGggcccgccactttatttaatgtggtttgccacatcatttaattggcccgccacatcattttaggtgGTCGGCCATACCATGTGACGTGGCCTGCCATGTAATTTTATCTGGCAAGCCACAACATACGaattgcccgccacatcatttaaagtggcccgccacatcagttTATGTGGATACCTCTGGTTAATTTATAATAAATTGGTGTGTTAATTAATATagtcatcattttacatggccagCCACATAATTTAATTGGCCCGACACTTTATTtaatgtggtttgccacatcatttaattagcccgccacatcattttaggtgGTCAGCCATACCATGTGACGTGGCCTGCCATATAATTTTATCTGGCAAGCCACAACATAcaaatggcccgccacatcagttTATGTGGATACCTCTGGTTAATTTGTAATAAAATGATGTGTCAATTAATATAGTCGTCATTTTACATGGTCAGCCACATCatgtaatgtggcccgccacttaattTTAGGTGGcaagccacatcatttaattggcccgccactttatttaatgtggtttgccacatcatttaattggcccgccacgtcattttaggtGGTCAGCCAAACCGTGTGACATGGCCTGCCATATAATTTTATCTGGCAAGCCACATCATTTGATTGGCTTGCCACATAATTTCAGGTGATAAGCCATACCATGTGATGTgagaaggaggattagctccaaattcttcaggacaagctaaaatcatcagcccggaggttgggtctcgggcgcagttgggtgttccaacaggacaatgaccccaaacacacgtcaaaagtggtaaaggaatggctaaatcaggccagaattaaggttttaggatggccttcccgtgtgtctgtgtggacaatgctgaagaaacaagtcaatgtcaggaaaccaacaaatttagctgaactgcaccaatgttgtcaagaggagtggtcaaaaattcaaccagaagctgacattatgttctttacaagtgtatgtaaacttttgatcgcgactgtatatacatacatatatatgtatgtatatatatatatatatatatatatatacaaacacatatatatataattaattatatatatatatatatattacatacatacatacatgtatgtacgtatgtatatgtaaatactcGTAATATATACTAATTATTAATCAAAAATATCAACAAAAGTTATTAACCGCTTGTATAATTCTTTCGCTCGATTTTAATGGGTTTCCatatttatatctaacctactttcaGTTTACAACTTTGTCATGTGAGTTGAaagcatgtgttcatcacaaataTTTATTCAACATATAAAcgttaggcttaggtcaggctgattataaaaataattacgaACCAAatccaaatatactgcataagaagggactcgtaAATAACTGACAAGAAATCAATTtatatacaattatgttgtgctaaaagaaacaaaataaatgttatttacaattttaaaaataacttTACAATTTTatgagatccccaagaatttgaATGGGATTTTGCCAGTGAGGACACCAGTTGAACTGTCATGACGTGTGCCAAATTGGATTATTGACACATCGAAGTAATTATTTGAATATTGATCGATTTATTCAACCTTGTTCCGTTTGACCTTCCATACCACCCAAGTTCATGAAAAAAATCATTAAACATGTACATAACtctgaaataattaaaataattaaataattaattacatcTTGAAATAGAtatttaaattgtgaaataaataaaaataataaattaaatatatagtattttacattaaattaatgacacatttaataacaaatTCATGTATTTAATTGTAATTAAATATTGACACATTATTCAGTCATTATTTATagcagtatttatttatttccatccTAAatcttaaaataataatttaaaacatgaAATATTAAATCTTGAAATAGGGCATCCAATTTTGAaataattcaattatttatttaaaattaagtaattcaataaaatatgatcaattgaatatttaaataaatacatgtagaattttacactaaattaattattgacacatttaataacacatttatgtatttaatagtaATTCATTATTGACACAATTACATTCAGTCATATTTTATAGATTTATTTTTTCTATCCTAAATCATTATTTAAAACATTAGATAATCAAACCTCAAATAATTAAATCATTTATTCAACATTAAGATAAATCAATGAAAAATAATTAATTGAATAGTTAAATATATATGTAGAATTTGACATTAATGGCACATCTAATAACACATTCATGTATTAATTTTATGACACATTTACACTCAAAtcattgtttatgtatttatttctattgtAAATCATGAAATAGTTcattaaaacatgaaataataaaatatttttttaaagaataagaATAAAATTAACAATCAGTTAAATAGTTAAATATACAGAATGTTATATAAACTTAATTaaggacacatttaataacacattcatgtatttaattgtgattaattaatTACACTTTTACACtcagtaattatttatttatttatattctaaATCATGAAAGAATTAAACCCGaaatacattattacattttaaaataatttaattattcatttaataGTCAAATAAATCAATGAAAAATAATCAATTGAATAGTTAAATATATATGTAGAATTTTAAATTAAtctaataacacatttatgtaattaatgacacatttgcagtcaaataattatttatgtatttatttctattcatGAAATAATTCCTTAAAACATGAAATAACTAAATCTTTGGCCTGACCTTTGACCTACTGCACAACAAACTAAATTGTGTGATCACACAGGGAGGACATTCAAACAAACCcagtcctgggtggatctcgcgtgagaggaagagggtgattcattgttttgaaaatgatggaaagcgccactctacatagcaactacggtcaaagttggaattgccacaaaacgaaCTTCAAGATATTCTACACTCTACTGCCAaatgtgtcacgtttcatgtgtcaggtaaacccccTTCCCTACTGTGCAATTGAATGCAACTTTTGGGGTTGTTCCCTGCTAATCGATGACAAACATTGCTTTTTGGAATGTCCAATGCGTATAGGTGGAAGAATGTCTCCTACCGTGGAGGAAGAACTGGGGCCACACCAGGCAGAAGTCTCCCCCGGCCGACAAGACCAGTCCTCCCGCCACACCTGCACCGCCGTTCCGACTCAGCACGGCGGCGGCCAGCAGGAGCGCCGGCGCTGACTTGACACACGCCAGCAGGACGGAGGGCGGCTGCGAGTGGGGCGTGGACAGGTAGAAGAAGGCGGCAGAGGCCAACAGGAACGGGGAGAAGGAGAGGAGCACAGCACAGGACTGAAAGAGAGGGTTAGGACTTCTTGGTGCGAACAAGACCTCACCATGTTCCTCCTCTGACGCCTGTAGTAAGCGTCCGTCTCAAGGATGTCCATCTTGTCCGCAGGGATCCTACAGCGTCGTCCTCACTGACCTGGAACAAATGTCTCCTCCGGTCCTCGTCAGAGCCAAAGCTGAACTTTAGACCGAGCCTCCTTGTCTGATTGCACTCTGATCACCAAGCCCACTCCTGCCAAGACTTATCGGGGACGAGG
This window encodes:
- the LOC133642381 gene encoding lysoplasmalogenase TMEM86B-like isoform X2, which encodes MEKMDILETDADRQQRRNMSCAVLLSFSPFFLASAAYFYLSTFDLPPSIILAGVKSAPTLLLAVTVLGWNGCQSVPGVVGGLVFSALGDFCLVWPQFFLYGMAAFAMAHLLYSLTFLSSRYEKHSSSSCMYNIYKVLLAIGLSFFMYLYPFLQKKPNSKVLVPAVGVYVALITMMGILAVRTRHLITLLGSLFFIVSDMCLSLRQFIIPPVKLSETVVMLTYYLAQLLISVGDVMAVENKNDFAKWKTS
- the LOC133642381 gene encoding lysoplasmalogenase TMEM86A-like isoform X1; translation: MEKMDILETDADRQQRRNMVISYFQKEVRIILYLCHSFSLFQSCAVLLSFSPFFLASAAYFYLSTFDLPPSIILAGVKSAPTLLLAVTVLGWNGCQSVPGVVGGLVFSALGDFCLVWPQFFLYGMAAFAMAHLLYSLTFLSSRYEKHSSSSCMYNIYKVLLAIGLSFFMYLYPFLQKKPNSKVLVPAVGVYVALITMMGILAVRTRHLITLLGSLFFIVSDMCLSLRQFIIPPVKLSETVVMLTYYLAQLLISVGDVMAVENKNDFAKWKTS
- the LOC133642624 gene encoding lysoplasmalogenase TMEM86B-like, whose protein sequence is MDILETDAYYRRQRRNMSCAVLLSFSPFLLASAAFFYLSTPHSQPPSVLLACVKSAPALLLAAAVLSRNGGAGVAGGLVLSAGGDFCLVWPQFFLHGMAAFAVAHLLYSLTFLSSRYEKHSSSSCMFLIYLVLLATGSSFFIYLYPFLQKQPNSDVQVPAVGVYVGLITLMGILAVRTCRPITLLGSLSFIVSDISLALLQFKVIPPVEHGQTVVMVTYYLAQLLISVGDVMAVEKENDFAKWKRS